The segment CGAGCAAGTGGGAGCTAAGCTAAAAGTAATTCCCATTACGGATCTAGGCGAGTTAGATATAACAGCTTATATGGAATTATTTACCGAAAAGACAAAAATAGTCTCAGTAGCACATGTTTCCAACGCCATAGGCACAATTAATCCGGTAGCAAAAATAGTGGAGATAGCGCACCAACATAATGTTCCGGTTTTGCTCGATGGAGCACAAGCGGCTCCGCACATGCAAATAGATGTTCAAAAATTAGATTGCGATTTTTATGTGTTTTCTAGTCATAAAATGTATGGCCCTACGGGAATTGGTGTTTTATACGGAAAAACGAAATGGCTTGATCGTCTACCTCCTTATGAAGGTGGGGGTGATATGATCGCTGAAGTGAGTTTTGAAAAAACGAGCTATAATAAACTTCCGCATAAATTTGAGGCAGGTACACCTAATATCGCCGGAGTAATTGGATTGGGTGCCGCAATCGATTACCTAAATCGACTTACCATGGCTGCGGTGTCACGTTATGAAGATAAGTTGCTTCAGTATGCCACCGAATCTTTAACAGCCATTGAAGGTCTTAGAATTATTGGCCGCGCCCAACAAAAAGCAGCGGTGATTTCATTCGTCATAGATGATATTCATCCCCATGATATTGGAACTGTTTTAGATCATGAGGGCATTGCAATACGTGCAGGTCACCATTGTGCTATGCCATTAATGACTAGATTTAATATTGCTGCTACTGCGCGCGCTTCGTTTGGAATTTATAATACTTTGGAAGAAATAGACGCCTTAGTGGCTGCATTATTAAGATTAAAAAGGTTGTTTAACTAATGACAATGCTGCGTGAGCTTTATCAGTCACTTATTCTTGACCACGGGAGAAGACCGCGAAATTTTTCAGTACTCGTAGATGCGCATCGTATAAAAGAAGGTTTCAATCCATTATGTGGCGATAGACTAACTTTCTATATCAAGTTGAAGGCTGATGTCGTGGATGAAATTACTTTTCAGGGAAGTGGTTGTGCTATTTCAATGGCTTCTGCTTCTCTCATGACAGATTTTTTAAAGGGAAAATCAAGCGAAGAGATCAAGGAAATTTTTTTGAGGTTCCACGAGATGGTAACTGAAAGTGCCGAAAATAAAGATTTTTCACATCTAGGCAAACTTGAGGTTTTAAAAGGTGTTTTAGAATTTCCGGCCAGAGTAAAATGTGCCACATTAGCTTGGCATACCCTTATGGGTGCATTGGAAAATAACCCCCAATGTATCAGCACAGAGTAATGAGAGGTGAAATTATGAACCAAGTTGTGACACTTACCCCCAATGCAGTTGCGCATATTAAAAAAAGCGTAGAGCAGCAACATGCCGCGGGTTTTCGTCTGGCGGTTAAAAAAACCGGTTGTTCGGGGTATGCTTATGTACCCAATATAGTTCAGGAAGGGAAGGAGCAAGATCTGCATTTCCAGATAGAGAATCTTAGTATTTTCGTTGAAAAAGAAGCAGTGAATATTTTGCAAGGCACACTTATTGATTACATTGATCAAGGTCTTGGCCAATCAAAATTAATTTTTCATAATCCTAATGCTGCAAACCAATGCGGTTGTGGCGAAAGCTTTAATTTATTAGATGAGTAGTACATCACATGCATGAAAATGAGATAATTACTTTAAATCGTGACGTAGATGCGCTGTTAATTCCTTCCGGGGCACGAATTTTTTTACAAAGAGGCACCGAAGCGACTATAACCCAATCATTGGGTGGATCATTCACCGTTAATATTTATGGCAATTTAGCGAGAATTGATAGTAAAGATGCGGATGCTCTGGGAAAACCAGTTCAAATGCAATTGTCTGAAGATGCTCTGGAAACTTCTACGCTAGAAGATCTTATCTGGACTCAGATGCGCACCTGTTATGATCCAGAAATACCGGTCAATATCGTTGATTTAGGGCTGATTTATGATTGCTCAATTATTGAAATTTCTGCAAAGTGTCATCGGGTAATCATAAAAATGACGCTCACAGCGCCAGGATGTGGCATGGGTCCAACCATTGCTGCTGAAGTAAAAGCAAAAGTTGAATGTGTACCCCATGTTGTTGAAGCTGAAATTGATATTGTATTTGATCCCCCCTGGGATCATAGCCTGATGTCCGAAGCTGCAAAGCTCGAACTGGGAATGTTTTATTAAACCCAATTCGATGCACGATAGTTAAATTTTATAGTCCCTCTCCAAATTATCACTGGGTTCTGTGAACAAAAAATCCATCAATGATACGATAGACTGGTGTTTCAAAACTGATTTAGTAAAGATCAGGAGCTCATTGTCTCCTACCTCATAAGTAATCGGATATTTTCCTAAAGTAGACTGAATATTTTTTTGAAGATTTTTTAACAGGGTCTGCTTATCTCTCGACGCAAGTATTTGACTTGAATCTTCAAAGGCTATATAGAACGTTCTATTTTCTTTAGTTAAAATTAGCTTATTTTCCTTTATAAGTTCCTTTGCGATCATTTCTGTATTGCGATAGGTAAAAAATCCCTGCCTTGTGGATTTAAGTAAAGCTGTAACTTTTTCTTCGGGCGCCAGGCATAACGAGTGAGTGATCAAGCGAGAGAACACCACCATCATGCGGAAGTCCTGTTGGTAATAAACCAAATCATTTATCGGGACTATTTTTCTATAAGATAAATACAAAAGCCACAGCAAAGATATTTTTTTGCCTAATTGAGCGGGTATGCGAAATATCAAGTCATTGTTATAAAGGGTAGCCCCAACTAATTGCTGTGTTTTGTTGGCAATATTCCCGGCTTGGTTACTATGCAAAATATTTTCTAATCGTTCTTGAAACACTCCCCATAAGAGGGCTGCGAAGATTAATGCTTCACTGTAAAATTTAGCTCGTGAGTTTATTCGATCGTCTAGTCCCGATAAAACCAATTTTACTAAAATAGAGTGTTTAAAACGGTTTTGTGGTTCTGAAGGCAACAGAAAAAGATCATTTTCAATACCGAGGTTGGTTGCTAGTTGCCATGTGGCTAATGCTCGGCCACCAAAAATCGTCTTGTGAATTTCACTGAAACATTTATCCTTATTAAGTGTTCTTAAGTTTCGCGCATGATTCTGCAGTGCGATGTTAATTAAAGCACTATAATGCAACGTTGGATGCTTCATTGTGCGGTAAACAATAGAGCGTATCATCCTAAAAACACGTGCAGGATCTTCTGTGAAGCTTAATTCGGGAGGTTGAATTGTATGTAATTCAAAATCTTCTTCTATATCTTTTATGCCGCCAAAAAAATCGATGAGCTCATGTGTGCGTGGATCATAATAAATAGCATTTTCTGTCGTATCCCTATTTTTCCCATCTCTATAGAGTATCTGCATTTGAATTTCCGAAAATTTTTTCTCCTTTTGAAAGAAGTAAATTTCTTTCGAAATTGATAATTCAATTATGGTGGAATCTTCTTCAATATAAATGTTGGGGAAATTTTTGCTTCTTAATTCCGCATCAGGAAATAATGTTTGCACGGATCCAAGTATATTGTGCAGCGTTGCCTCGGGGG is part of the Gammaproteobacteria bacterium genome and harbors:
- a CDS encoding cysteine desulfurase — its product is MTKAVIEKELAYSKEEKCLNVAMVRHDFPILNQKINQHPLVYLDNAATTQKPNTVLEAMSHYYHWDNANIHRGVHTLSVRATESFEAAREQVKQFINAEYTHEIIFTRGATESINLIAQTFARSELKAGDEIIISAMEHHSNIVPWQLVCEQVGAKLKVIPITDLGELDITAYMELFTEKTKIVSVAHVSNAIGTINPVAKIVEIAHQHNVPVLLDGAQAAPHMQIDVQKLDCDFYVFSSHKMYGPTGIGVLYGKTKWLDRLPPYEGGGDMIAEVSFEKTSYNKLPHKFEAGTPNIAGVIGLGAAIDYLNRLTMAAVSRYEDKLLQYATESLTAIEGLRIIGRAQQKAAVISFVIDDIHPHDIGTVLDHEGIAIRAGHHCAMPLMTRFNIAATARASFGIYNTLEEIDALVAALLRLKRLFN
- a CDS encoding SUF system NifU family Fe-S cluster assembly protein, producing MTMLRELYQSLILDHGRRPRNFSVLVDAHRIKEGFNPLCGDRLTFYIKLKADVVDEITFQGSGCAISMASASLMTDFLKGKSSEEIKEIFLRFHEMVTESAENKDFSHLGKLEVLKGVLEFPARVKCATLAWHTLMGALENNPQCISTE
- a CDS encoding iron-sulfur cluster assembly accessory protein, whose product is MNQVVTLTPNAVAHIKKSVEQQHAAGFRLAVKKTGCSGYAYVPNIVQEGKEQDLHFQIENLSIFVEKEAVNILQGTLIDYIDQGLGQSKLIFHNPNAANQCGCGESFNLLDE
- the sufT gene encoding putative Fe-S cluster assembly protein SufT — encoded protein: MHENEIITLNRDVDALLIPSGARIFLQRGTEATITQSLGGSFTVNIYGNLARIDSKDADALGKPVQMQLSEDALETSTLEDLIWTQMRTCYDPEIPVNIVDLGLIYDCSIIEISAKCHRVIIKMTLTAPGCGMGPTIAAEVKAKVECVPHVVEAEIDIVFDPPWDHSLMSEAAKLELGMFY